The Sphaeramia orbicularis chromosome 18, fSphaOr1.1, whole genome shotgun sequence genome contains a region encoding:
- the ovol1a gene encoding putative transcription factor Ovo-like 1a, with protein sequence MPRAFLVKKANVSPGKRNWSELPDHERGDVYIPVSIFPPSSLMMEAEATPAESTPLCLTKPSLSDTYAELPSSTVLGRPQSPPASTQERSEVRRRTQGGSIYIRSKIKVTTGELPPDPSLPLSLPPVPALPTFTPHTIVTPVAMTTSPAPMETGPVATRSAAQSQSSATRTTGTFVCQVCQKMFQYQRMLNRHIKCHNETKRHLCSFCGKGFNDTFDLKRHVRTHTGVRPYKCTLCDKAFTQRCSLESHMKKIHGVTLKYAYKERRNKLYVCEECGHTAGTQDDLLLHLHQLHPDSILLKGKAARRATAGRDGGESAPGSPQGAESDDTSGSVGQ encoded by the exons ATGCCCAGGGCCTTTCTGGTGAAGAAGGCCAACGTTTCGCCGGGAAAGCGGAACTGGTCGGAACTCCCGGATCATGAACGAGGAGACGTCTACATCCCAG TCTCCATCTTCCCTCCGTCCAGTCTGATGATGGAGGCTGAAGCCACGCCGGCAGAGTCCACGCCGCTCTGCCTCACCAAACCCTCTCTGTCCGACACGTACGCGGAGCTACCGTCCAGCACGGTGCTGGGCCGGCCGCAGAGCCCGCCCGCTTCCACACaggagaggtcagaggtcaggcgGAGGACGCAGGGAGGCTCCATTTACATCCGATCAAAGATAAAG GTAACCACGGGCGAGTTGCCTCCCGATCCGTCTCTCCCACTCTCTCTTCCTCCGGTTCCAGCTCTCCCAACTTTCACCCCACACACCATTGTGACTCCGGTTGCCATGACGACATCTCCTGCACCCATGGAAACAGGACCTGTGGCAACCAGATCAGCAGCTCAGAGTCAAAGTTCAGCAACGAGGACAACTGGAACATTTGTCTGCCAG GTTTGTCAGAAGATGTTCCAGTACCAGCGAATGTTGAACCGACACATCAAGTGTCACAACGAGACCAAGAGACACCTGTGTAGCTTCTGCGGAAAAGGCTTCAACGACACCTTCGACCTGAAGAGacatgtgcgcacacacacag GAGTCCGTCCGTACAAATGTACTCTGTGCGACAAAGCCTTCACCCAGCGCTGCTCCCTGGAGTCGCACATGAAGAAGATCCACGGGGTCACCTTGAAGTACGCCTACAAGGAGCGTCGGAACAAGCTGTACGTGTGCGAGGAGTGCGGCCACACGGCGGGAACTCAAGACGACCTGCTGCTGCACCTTCACCAGCTCCACCCGGACAGTATTCTGCTGAAGGGAAAGGCTGCGAGGAGAGCCACGGCGGGGAGGGACGGAGGAGAATCCGCCCCAGGATCTCCTCAGGGAGCGGAGAGCGATGACACGAGCGGATCGGTGGGGCAGTAG